From the genome of Neomonachus schauinslandi chromosome 1, ASM220157v2, whole genome shotgun sequence:
ATCCCAGCACTCACGATGGTTTTGTAACTACATACTCCTTGCCCCTAAATTCAAAAGCTGCAAGAGTGCAGCCCTAGTGTGGGTCTTGCTCCCTGTCTGCCCAAGTGCCTGACACAGTACTTGGCATGCCATAGGagctcaatatttgttgaatgaatgaatgaatgaatgaatgagaatgaaGGAGGCCTTGCTTAGGTGGAGGAAGCAGTTGCTGTCAGGTGCAATTTCCCTTGGGCAGGAGCAGTTGACCTGTAGCCAGCCAACATTTGGCACCTAcccagtgccaggccctggaggcCAAGGCTGAGGAACTGTGCCCTCCTGGGGGAGCACTTTcagagggatggggggatgggtgtgCTAAGGCTTCCTGTCTCCCCTCTCTGTGCTGCCCAGGTTGTTTTTCTAGCCAATCCCAGTGGGGGCCAGAGGTACTCAGAGGTGTCTTTTCCTTGTCCCAGGAAGTAGTTCCTGAGAGTCTGGGGTCATGTGTTGGGGGGAGCTGGCCTGACCAAGGCCTGGGGATCTGAGGTTAAAGGACACATTCTTCAGATTCCCGGAGGAGGATGGAGACAGCTGAAGGTGCCCTCTCCCCAGTATCAGCTCTGGTGGGGAGCTGGGGCATTGGGATTGCAGAGCTGAACAGAGGAGTTGATGTGACTTCCCAGAGGCCCTGAGATATCTCCCTGGCCCCCAAAGAGCCTTTGTTTGCCTGGTGCCGGGGGTGAGGTGGCCTTCCTGGGATTCACACTGTGGCCTGAGTGTGTAGACAGTTGTGAGTAGTAGAGTGGGGAGTCTCACCCCTTCATCCTGAGCTGTCCAACTCCTGTGTGTGGTGACAGGGGGGTGGCCTGATTCTCAGGGCCCAGGCAGATCCCAGAAGAAGCCTGGCTGTCTTTGATTCAGGGCCTGTGTCTGGGGCTCCTCGGGGGTGTGGCATTTCTGTCTGAGCCAGCTCCTGGGaattgcttttccttcctccagGACCCTAGGAGGGGGCCGTGTTCACCCTGGGAACAGAGCCGTGGTTGGGATCTTGATTCCTGGGTAGCTGCTGagggcccctcccccctcctctgacTCACTGTCTGACACTTTTCTTGGACTCTTTCACTATCTTTCGTTCCTTTTTCTGACTTGGCCTGTCCTTGTCTCTGGCTGAGTCTTTTTCTCatctcctgcctctgcctctctcagccTCTGGATTCTCAGGTGGGACAGGAAAGCACAAGATCCAAGGactgctccttccccctccaccccagaggagTGTCAGGGAAGAGATCGGTTCTCACCACACTCTAGGTCCGCAGATCCTGCTGGGGGTTCATCACTAGAACCTGCAGCTTCTGTGTGTCCCCGTTTTCCTGTCTGCAGCCTTGAAGCTTATAATGCCTACACTTTAAATGCCCATTCTGTAGACATGCCCGAGGCAGAGCCAGGGTGTCTGGCTTAAATCTGCTTGCTTGATATCTATTTGTTTACTTCTGGGGAAGAGGGAGCCTCCTGAGATGCCTATGTTGGCACCTGACTGCGGCCTGAGCTTCCTACCCTAAGAGCCACCCCCTCCTGTGGCTCgaaggcaggcaggctgggggTGGAAATGCCCCCCCCCAAACTAACTGTGACAGGATCAGGAGGTCGCCCTGAGCAGTCACCCCCCAGAGGCCCACCTCTGCTGGTCTTTAGGTGCCTTCTGTGTGCCAGACTGTTCTAGGCATGGGTACAGGGATGGCCAGGCGGAGAGGCCCTCAGCCTGGTGTTGGGGGAGCGGCAGTGAGGCCGAGGCAAGACTTCGAGAGAAGGGCGGGGATAGGGGAATCCCAGGGCCCTTGGGAGCCCAGAGAGGCATGTAGTCAGGAGTGAGGAGTGGGGGTTTCAGGGAGGCCCTCTTGGAAATGACTAAAGGAGAGTAGGCTGGGTTCCAGCTTGTGCAAAGGCCAGGAGGCGGGCAGGTCATGGCAATTAGGGGAACTGCAAGTTCAGCTGGAATATAgtgaaggagggggtggggggaggcagcagCCAGGCCGACTTCAGCCTCTCGTGGAATTCTAGGCTTGATCCTAAGGGCCAGCTTTCCTAAGcatgggggtggcaggcagagatCTTCAGGAAGATCACTGTggctgcagggggagggcaggagcaggggcagggaacATGGACAGTAGCAGGGGGAACAGAGACATAAAGTAATAAAGTTGAAGGAGCCATACCTGAAATGCATAAAACATATGAATCGTGTGTGTACAGCTAGgagaatttttagttttagacATTCATGGAACCACCACCAGCCAGATCAACACAGGACATTTTAAGAAACCCACCTGCCCAGAAGCTTCCCCCATGATTGTCCCCAGTGCATATCAAACACCCTTCCCTCCCATTCTGACTTGTATCATCACTGATTGGGGTTGCTTTTCCTTGAACTTCATTCACATGTattcttgtgtctggcttctttcattccacATGACATCCCTGAGATTCACATGTTGTTGTATCCAGGAGCTCCTTTTTCTCACAGTGTAGAATGACATGTTCACTCAGCACGAATCACTGTCCTAAGAACTTGACATGTATTGATGCCTGTAAACGTCCCAACCCTGTGAGGTTTTAAGACAAAGAATTGGAGACACCGAGGGCTTGAGGACCTTGACCAGGGTCACGCAGCCGCGTAATAGCCAAGCCAGGGTTCCAATGCGGGCAGTCTGGTTTTGGGGCCAAGGTTCTTACCACTGTGCTGatggcctccccagccccactgtACCTCTGCCCGGCCTTGTGTGCATTAAGTGGGCTAGCGTGTACTTGCAGGACTGGGTGCCTGGatgaggctggagggagagggaggaaggagttgAGGATGGCTGcaggtttctggcttgagtaACTGGGTGGGTGGCAGTGCCGTTACTAAGATAGGGGACACAGGAAGAGGAACAGATGGCacggggggtggggaacagagaCAGGGGGTTCGATTTGGGGCCTGTGGAATTTTATGTTTCTAAGGGACGGCCAGGCAGAGACAAAGTGGGCATTTGGTTTTGGCGGGGGTGGGCCTTGGGCTTGGGTGTGTGATTGCATTGAGCGCCCTGTGGACAGCATCTGCGGTTTGGGATAGGATGGGGTCTCCtgggggggctggtgggggcagggtaTGGGGGTGTGCTTTGccggagtgtgtgtgtgtgagtctctGTGGTCTGCACGTGCGCGTACGTGTGTGTACCTGGCTCTGGGTCATGAGTCCCCCCATCTCCTAGGAGAGTGTGCAGGTCAGCTGGGAgctgggttgtttttgtttgtggtttgcggggggaaggggggctgcGGGTGCCAAGCCTGAGAAACTACCCACTGAGAAGTCCCCGGAAGCACCTGTGCGTTCTCTTCCCCTGGCCCAGTGGGAAGGGCTAGCAAGGAGGGGAGTTtctcttgcttctctcttgcCTGTGGGGAGAGGTTGTGCTCAGGCCGAATTTTATCCAGTAAGTCCACTGACCGCCGCACCCTCTAGGATCCAGAGACTTTGGGCTAGGCTTGGCAAAGGGGGTCAGGAGTGTTTAGAAAGGATACCTGAGTAGAGGAGATCGCCAGCCTTCTGGTTGGTTTTTCCTGTTCTCATTTCCTGTgatggcagtgggggaggggctcccCAGCACTAGGGCCTCTGCaccatttccccttcttcctggTGACCTTCTGGGGCCCAGGCCTGAGCCCTGTAGGACACAGACAAGGTAGCTCAGCCCTTAGGACTGAGTCCTTTGGGGATTCCCAGGGATAGCGGAGGCATTTAGGGGTGGGAGCCCCCAACTCCACTCCCCTTAGCCGAGGCCAGCCAGGCCGCGGAAGGCTCCAGTTGCACCCCGTCCGAGGGCTGAGACCCTCAAAGGGGAGAACACGGTAAGCTGTGTGTCCTGAGGCGCCCCCAAGTCACCAAGCTACAAACAGGAGAGAGTGGGACATCTTCTCGACTGGTCAGTTTCACGAAgagttgtgtttgtgtgtgtgtgtgtgtgtgtgtgtttaagaggaaaaaataatttccataggAAGTTAATTCAGACAAACAGGGTTAGATATTGGAGTAGAGGCAAGATGTAGATGCATTTTTAAGATCAAACTGGAGTTGTTAGAGACACATGAAGCACAGCTGGGCCTGGAGGCAGGGGACTTCTGTGGGGCGGGGGTTTCTGCGGGAAAGTCTGAGTGGCTCTGTcacaggagaggagggaggggctccgGAAAGTCCTGTGTCTGGGAATTGGGGCCAGTGTAGAAGCCAGCCTGTTTCCCAGAGTGCCCTGGTCAACCTGGCcccagagacagagggagagaaggggagagagagagagagtgtgtgtatgcgCGTGCAGGGTGGTGTGTCTGTGGGTGTGCTGGGgttggtggtggaggaggaggaggaccaggaaGCAGAGCCACCATACAGGGCTGTGCAGCCTGTGGCAGACGGcctcacacacacaaaggcacacAGATGCGAGCCGGGTGAATCACCCAGCCAGTGAGTCAGCCCCCGGGATTCCTGTCGGGGGAATGAGCAAGGCCCGGCTGAGGTCTGCTGGTCCATCTGTTGGTCtggtgtatgcatgtgtgtaggTGGGTTGTAGGAGGTAGTGAGGAAGGTTCCTGGTGGCGTCCTGGGAAGGCTTTTGGGCAGAGGTGGTGGGAGTCTGCAAGTGCCAGGATGAGCGTTTGGACCTCAGTGCTCTGCTTGTGGAAAGAAGCCTCCTGGAGCTGTGCttcccccccacctgcctccccccccacatGCAGAGCCAAGGTGGGGGGCCTGGGACATCTTGGAGGGTAAGGGGAGAGTTGGTCGTGGCTGAGCAGCCGCACCGGCCCTCAGGCCTGCCACTGAGAGCTTTCTCCTTTCCATTCCAGGCTGTCTGTGCGCAGACCCCAGAGTACCGCCTGCCCCACCATGACTGGGCCACTGAAGAGGAAGTTTGACCAGCTGGATGAGGACTCCTCCTCGCTCtgctcatcctcctcctctttgtcCTCCTCGGGCCGTCCTTCTCGCTCCTGCTCTCCAAGCTCTTCAGTCTCCCTGGCCTGGGACTCCGATGAGGAGGGCCCCTGGGATCAGTTGCCCTTGCCTGATCGGGACTTCTGTGGCCCCCGGAGTTTCACCCGTGAGTCCCCCTCCCCTGGGAACCACCAcaccccttcttccttcctgaagATGAAATTGGGAGGCCCCTGACAAAGCTATTCTAGCCTCTGGAGGTCATGTCCCCACAGCTTTGGCTCCCCACCTTGGCCACTTCCCGTAATAGAGTGGTCACTCGGGAATGTCCACTGTCCCGAGGCACTTGGGCCCAGCTAGATTCACCTTCGACCTCAGGACTTCCTGCTTAGAAGTCCTGCAGGTCAGGACGGAGCTCCTCAGAGTGGCCCTGGGGCCCTCTGGCTCCAACTCCTCCCTTATGTTCCAGTTTCGTTTCTCCAGCTTGCACACCCTGTCCTACCAACTGAACCACTGGAGTCCCACGCCCCACACTCTGCACCGCGGGGCCTGTCAGGCCGGTCCCTCTCCTGTCAAAATGCCGTTTGGCTTTGCCTGAACATAGTGGAAAGGTTTCGTCCCCAGTTATTTTTCAAGCTGGCGTcattctgatttcaaaatgaCAAAGACAGCCCTAAAGCAGTATTCCTCAGCTGTGTTTTCCATTATTGCTGCTCCCAACCCCAAGGAGCCTTTTTAGACATATTTTTCCTAATTATCCCTGCTGTGACATCTTAATAACCCGGATATGGTGTCTCTGTTTATGTACCAATATGTATATCTGTGtattatacatagaaaaagagaatgattttTAGCACACAGAACCTAACAGTATGTTGACTAAACTGTGGGTTTATTCTGGCAAGAGAAGAATggtttgatatttataaaatgcagtCTTAGAGTTTACCCAACGGCGATATCAAAGGAGGGAAAATATGAGAGCCACTGTGGATGctgaaaaacatttgataaaatgtcaTGTTCCTTCTAGATAAGACCCTTGGTAAAATAGCAATAAGTGAATTCTGCCTTAAGTGATTAAAAATATGTGTCTCGACCCAAAAGCTGGCATTCCAATTAATGAGGAAATATTGGAAGCCGTCCCACTAAGGAACAAGATGAGGATGCTGTCTGTCACCACTAGTAGTTAACATTGTTCAGTAAGTGCTACCCAGTTCAGGTTGCAGAGAGAACAAGAATTCTGTGTATTGGATTGGGACAGgcaaaataatatattaagtTGAAATACATGCAGTTGCCAATATTCAACTGTTTTAAGGTAACTACTTATGGTTCAGTTAAAAGCAATAGTATACTAATATTTGTATAGAATATACCAAATACATAGCTTACTAATGAATATACAGTCTATAACTTAGGAAGGCAAATAACAGCCTTTCTAAGCCTGTTGCAAAATGCAAGAAAAGCTataaaggaaaagatcaacatatttttaattacatggCCTTagaagttattttgtaaaatgccttGAACAAAAATAAGACTAAAATATTTGCACAGATATGTTAGACAGATGATCAGTGTCTTTAATAtcatatataaagagctcctacaaatcaataaaaaactagaaaattgcATAAGGACCCTATAAATGGCTAATAAAGAGAGGAAAGATGTTTAAGCTCACAAATGCTCTCATTTGGACTGGTAAGTGCCCATGTTGACCTAGGAGTGGCATTCAGTTTTACCATCTCTAATCCCAGCCAGGCTGGCTCCCAAACTcagatctgtttctttttctcttgggtGGGAGGTCAGAGCGGGAcgagaggagaggagaagccaTTCAGCATCATCTTCCTGGAGGTCTGCCATCCTGTCCCTCACAGAGAACTAatgccctgccccttccctccgtGCCTTCCAGCCCTGTCCATCCTGAAGCGGGCTCCCCGGAAGCGGTCGGGCCGCGTCGCCTTCGATGGCATCACCGTCTTCTACTTTCCGCGGTGCCAGGGCTTCACCAGCGTGCCCAGCCGTGGTGGCTGCACTCTGGGTATGGCCCCTCGCCACAGCGCCTGCCGCCGCTTCTCTCTGGCTGAGTTCACGCAGGAGCAAGCCCGGGCACGGCGTGAGAAGCTGCGCCTACGCTTGAAGGAGGAGAAGCTGGAGGCGCTACGGTGGAAGGTAGGGAGACCTCTCTCCATCACCCGGGCCCTTGGCGGGCTTCGGAAGTCCAGGCCTtgaggggaggggcctccagggTGGGGGCGAGTTTGCTCATTCTGTATTTGGGGAAAGAGGCCCCTGGGGCCAGTATTGCTCCATCAGGGCCTGTTGCCCGGATTATCTGCAGACAGAGTGGGGTGTGGAAGGGCCTGTGTTTGCTGTAGGGGCTGGGGGCATGGTGCCTGAAGCTATCTGACCTcgccgcgggggcggggggggcgggggatggggagTTGATGTGACATTGGGGGTTGGGGTGTCAGGCTGGCTGCGGAGGGAGGCGGGGGGCTTGTCCACGAACTGGGGAATGACAGGAACAGGAAATCTCTTTGCAAATGCCCCGAGGGCAGTGTTCTTGGCCTTCCGGTTCAGTGTGGTATCCATGGTGCCCAGCCCAGAGGAAGCCTGTGGGGAACATTTGTCCAGGGACTGATGGCTGCGGGGGCCAAGACCCCTGACTGtctctcccatccctcctccctcccgtgGGTACAGCTTGCAGAGACCGGGGTACCACTCACAGTGGACACCATTGATGACGCCTCCGTGGAAGAGGACTTGGCTGTGGCCGTGGCCGGTGGCCAGTTGGAGGAGATGACCTTCCTACAGCCCTACCCGGCCCGGCGACGGCGGGCTCTGCTGCGGGCTGCCGGCGTGCGGAGGATCGATCGTGAGGAGAAGCGGGATCTGCAGGCTCTGCGCCAGTCCCGGGAGGACTGTGGCTGTCACTGTGATCGGATCTGTGACCCCGAGACCTGCAGCTGCAGTCTGGCGGGCATCAAGTGCCAGGTATGGGCTGGGAAGGGGAGCCTGAGCTCAGGCGCTTCTCTGGGCCCCACGGGATCCTCGCTcatgctctgctctctctgcagATGGACCACACCGCGTTCCCCTGCGGCTGCTGCAGGGAGGGCTGCGAGAACCCCAAAGGCCGCGTGGAATTTAATCAGGCCCGCGTGCAGACCCATTTCCTCCACACGCTCACCCGCCTGCAGCTGGAGCAGGGGGCTGAGAGCCTGGGGGAGCTGGAGGCCCCAGGCCAGGGCGGCCCAGCCAGCCCTGGTGAGCAGGTCCTGGCCCCCGCTTTCCCGCTGGCCAAGCCCCCCGGGAGCAGTGAGCTGGGAGACAACAGCTGTAGCAGCGACATGACCGACTCCTCCACAGCATCGGGCACGAGCGAGGCCCCGGGCAGCACCgcccacccagccctgcctggccctggCTTCCAGCCCGACATGGATGATGACAGCCTGGCCCGGGTCCTGAGTCTCAGTGACTCGGACCTGGgcggtgaggaggaggaggaggaggaggaggaccggGGGGTGGGGAACCTCGACAACCTCAGCTGCTTCCACCCAGCTGACATCTTTGGGACTGGTGACCCTGGTGGCCTGGCCAGCTGGACCCATGGCCATTCCAGCTCTAGCCTCACGTCAGGCATCCTGGATGAAAACGCCAACCTGGATGCCAGCTTCTTCCTCAACAGTGGCCTTGAAGGGCTGGGAGAAGGCAGCCTCCCTGGCACCTCGGTGCCGCCCAGCTCAGACGCTGGCCAGAGCAACTCCGTGGACCTCAGCTTGTCTTCCTGCGACTCCTTCGAGCTGCTCCAGGCCCTGCCAGACTATAGCCTCGGGCCTCACTACACCTCCCGGACGGTGTCTGACGGCCTGGACAACCTCGaggccccctccttcccctggccTGCCTTTTCTCCCCCCGGGGACGCTGGCGCTTGCTTCCTGGAGCCCGTCGTGGGCCTGCCGGACCCCGCTGCTGAGGCCCTGGCCCCCTTCATAGACAGCCAGTTGTTTGAGGACACTGCCCCGGCGTCCCTGGTGGAGCCAGTGCCGGTGTGATGACCAGGGTACCTTTTCGCGGCCCCAAGAGCCCTGTTGCTGCTTTGTTGTAATTTGGGGGCTCCCTGAGGTCTGTATGTTAAGGGTTTCCCGTTGGCTGGCTCATCCATGCGGGCACTCCTGATTTTTGTGCAACACTCtggattgatttatttatttttgtaactttctgTGCTGAagagagggcggggagggggccttcCCTTTTGGCCACCCAGCCCCCCACTCCATCCCCCAAAGCTCACACAGTCTCTCCTTCCAGTTCCATGGTGTGTGCCCGGAACGGGAGGAAACAGGGCTCCCCTGGAGCTTTGCAGACCCCTTTTCGGTTTCGTATGATGTTCCTCAGCCCAAACAAGACGGGGCTGAAATCAGCCACTTCTAATGGCTTCTCCTGCCACCCTGAGCCCCGACCCATGGGTGGCAGTGTTTTCTGGACTGTGAAGACTAtaatttatttccataatttattCGGAGACTAGGAGGCGTAGGCTTCTCCCCTCTGGCTGGTGGGCAgtgctggggttggggtggggcacAGACCCCTGTGAGTCCCTTCTGCCTTGTAGTCCTTCAACCCTGCCCTACCTGGGCTTTGGTACAAACCAGGTGTGGATTGGGGCCCTACGGTCCTACTGTGGCAGCTGCCTGGCTCCGGGCGGGTGGCCAAGGACAGCGTCTAGGTAGGGGGGCTGGGCTGACCAACCGTGACCAAAACCTGCTTCTGCCCCACACAGCCCCCTCTGCTTCCTGTCCTCTGCCTCATCATCTTCCTCCCCAAAGGCCACAGCCTTTATTCTGGGCCCACTAATGTAgaagggaagcaggagagagggcccagagagggcaaggggCTAGCCTCGGGGCCCCCAGCACTCCCCTGACTACTGTCTCAGGGCTTTCTGGGCACTGCATGCCCCAGCCTGGGCCACCTGCCCATGCCCTGAGGCCAGTTGGCTGCAGTGAGGGGTGGCCCCTGTGGTTTTTCTGCCCTACGTTTGCTGATGCTGAGTTGTGCATCCTAATTTCTGTATCGTCCTTGAGTGTTAGaactataatttattcatttttctctatgtcTGTGCCAAGAAGCCCAGGCTCTGGGCCTGCCTTCTTGCCCAGGAGGCCTTGCCAGCCTGCGTGCTTGTGGGAACACCTTGTACCTGAGCTTACAGGTACCAATAAAGAGGCTCTATTTTTAACAGTGTGGTTTGCGTTTGTGGGACTGGGAGATGGGGGGGTATACCCTCAGGAggtaggagggagggggagatgggtCCCGCAGGGCAGTGTGGACACTGAGGCTATGTTGGGGTAGGAGTGGGGGCCACAACGCAGTGGGCCTCCTTCCATGCAGGCCTGTCACCTTGGAGCCAGGAAGCCAGCTGGGAGGTTGCCGGGCAGGTAGAGCAGTTTTCCCTTTCCAGGAACCCATCTCTCTCCAGTGGGCTCCTGGGGTGGTGGTGCGCAGCGGCAGGGCAGTCTTCTGAGACCTGGCTATCCGCCCGGGCTGTTTCCCACTTGTCGCACTGCCTGCCTCCTCCGCCCCCCCAGTTAGGGGCAGGCAGTGGGATGTGGCCGGTAGAGGCCTCGAGTGAGGCTGAGCTGCTGAGGCCCCTGCTGAGGCCCCTGGGGACTTGAGCACTGGGAAGCTGCAGGACCTCAACCATCCGCACCAGCCAGACCCGTCTGACCTGTCCCCAGCAGCCCGGCTGCAGGCCAGAGGAGCAGGCCACACCCTGCCCTGGGGACTCTCAGACTAGGGCCTGAGGAGCAAGGTTGACCTCCCCCTTAGGAAAAATGATTTATACAAAGGCCTGGAAGGGAGGACCAAACAAGGAGACCAGACCTGGCTCTAATTCTCTGCCTTTTGGTCTGTGCTGGGCTCTCCTTATTTCATCTCTGTGGCTTATTGGGTGCGAGCACAGACCCAGAGtgccaggttcaaatcccagctcttctaCTACCTAGCAAGGTGACTTATGCAGATCCTGTCCCCTCTACTACCACTGGGTCTTGGTGTCCTCAATACTGTGCAAATAATAACACCGCTCACCTCATAAGCTTGCTCAGTTCGCATATATACAGCACTTAGGAGAGTGCCGGGGACATGCAAGCCTTGTTTGTgacttccattttgtttttatatttctgcctCTATTTCTATGTTCTATCCTCTCTTGTTTGCAAGTTCTGACACTCTTTGGGTATCTGTCTCTTATCTCTGGACATGGCCACGTGGCCATATGGTCAATGGCTGGGAGAGGATCCATAGCTTGGAGCCTGGCCTATGGTGGGCAGCCTGTCCCTGTGACCAACTTAGCCAGGGACACCAGGCCTTAGGCTTGTCAGGGTGGAGTATCCTGGTACATTCCGTTGTTCTGTCCTCCCCCCGAGGGTGCCCGGGAACCCTCTTGTAGAGATTGCTTCAGCATGCGTGGTTCAAAATCTGGGTCTCTCCAAGGGCTCTGAGGCCCTGCTCTGATTAGCCTGGGGGTCTGGATGGCAGCTCCTGGCCGCTCCAGTTCCCTGGCTAGAAGCCCCCACAGGCTCCTAAACCATGGACACAGCCCATGGCTGGACTAAACCTGCCCACTCCCTGTCTAGGGCAACAGGATCActtcctgggcttttttttttttttaagataaatgaagACAATTTAGGTTTTACAGCAATAAAAGTGTGATTAATGTACAATCCTTTACAGCATCATTCTCCATACAGACAAACCTGTCTCTCAACGACCCGCCCCAAGAAACCAGATTGTAAAGCAGATGCTAGGAAAGGGGACTGGTTTCCCATAGGAAGGATGGTAGTAACCTGGGGAAAGCATTCCAGGTCATTGACTCAGATCAAGAGGCCATGCATGTGATCAGCAGGATGTTATAAAAACAAGGCTCAGCCACCACCAAGGACAATTCTGTGTGTTCTAAAAGCAACCCCTCCCTGTTCAGTTCCCAAACTTTCATCACTGGACGACTTCTCTTGAAAATTTTGCCATAGCTGCATTCTACTCATACTAAGTATTTTGCTTTACATCAATTACATCGATACGCTTAGAAGGTAGAACCATTCTGAGTTAACAGCACTTGGGAATTCATGAGTTCATCATGCtagttatttt
Proteins encoded in this window:
- the CSRNP1 gene encoding cysteine/serine-rich nuclear protein 1 isoform X2, which codes for MTGPLKRKFDQLDEDSSSLCSSSSSLSSSGRPSRSCSPSSSVSLAWDSDEEGPWDQLPLPDRDFCGPRSFTPLSILKRAPRKRSGRVAFDGITVFYFPRCQGFTSVPSRGGCTLGMAPRHSACRRFSLAEFTQEQARARREKLRLRLKEEKLEALRWKLAETGVPLTVDTIDDASVEEDLAVAVAGGQLEEMTFLQPYPARRRRALLRAAGVRRIDREEKRDLQALRQSREDCGCHCDRICDPETCSCSLAGIKCQMDHTAFPCGCCREGCENPKGRVEFNQARVQTHFLHTLTRLQLEQGAESLGELEAPGQGGPASPGEQVLAPAFPLAKPPGSSELGDNSCSSDMTDSSTASGTSEAPGSTAHPALPGPGFQPDMDDDSLARVLSLSDSDLGGEEEEEEEEDRGVGNLDNLSCFHPADIFGTGDPGGLASWTHGHSSSSLTSGILDENANLDASFFLNSGLEGLGEGSLPGTSVPPSSDAGQSNSVDLSLSSCDSFELLQALPDYSLGPHYTSRTVSDGLDNLEAPSFPWPAFSPPGDAGACFLEPVVGLPDPAAEALAPFIDSQLFEDTAPASLVEPVPV
- the CSRNP1 gene encoding cysteine/serine-rich nuclear protein 1 isoform X1, with amino-acid sequence MSKARLRLSVRRPQSTACPTMTGPLKRKFDQLDEDSSSLCSSSSSLSSSGRPSRSCSPSSSVSLAWDSDEEGPWDQLPLPDRDFCGPRSFTPLSILKRAPRKRSGRVAFDGITVFYFPRCQGFTSVPSRGGCTLGMAPRHSACRRFSLAEFTQEQARARREKLRLRLKEEKLEALRWKGSVLGLPLAETGVPLTVDTIDDASVEEDLAVAVAGGQLEEMTFLQPYPARRRRALLRAAGVRRIDREEKRDLQALRQSREDCGCHCDRICDPETCSCSLAGIKCQMDHTAFPCGCCREGCENPKGRVEFNQARVQTHFLHTLTRLQLEQGAESLGELEAPGQGGPASPGEQVLAPAFPLAKPPGSSELGDNSCSSDMTDSSTASGTSEAPGSTAHPALPGPGFQPDMDDDSLARVLSLSDSDLGGEEEEEEEEDRGVGNLDNLSCFHPADIFGTGDPGGLASWTHGHSSSSLTSGILDENANLDASFFLNSGLEGLGEGSLPGTSVPPSSDAGQSNSVDLSLSSCDSFELLQALPDYSLGPHYTSRTVSDGLDNLEAPSFPWPAFSPPGDAGACFLEPVVGLPDPAAEALAPFIDSQLFEDTAPASLVEPVPV